From the Flavobacterium galactosidilyticum genome, one window contains:
- a CDS encoding M1 family metallopeptidase: MKISSCLLCFILVIYSCQSVKKTALSLEKGISKELAVYRKSQVVEASYDLSFAIPKEKESPILSQLLLKVEVSDAHGPLYLDFNEKKENLKSVVVNGKAIEILHEKEHLIIPKEFLIKGNNTVEVSFIAGNLSLNRNDDFLYTLLVPDRASTLFPCFDQPDIKAKYTLSMTAPKGWSVLAGAPLHKETDQGDFVQYQFEQSDKMSTYLFSFVAGEFKSVFKNLDNFPMTMLYRENNPEKISESTESIFSLHRQAVSFLEKYTQHPFPFKKMDFATIPVFQYGGMEHVGAIQYRESKLFLDNSATDSEKLSRGKLIAHEVSHMWFGDLVTMKWFNDVWMKEVFANFMADKIMNPAFPNINHKLQFLATHYSSAYEEDRTKGTHPIRQNLANLKDAGSLYGNIIYNKAPIMMRQLETTMGKEVFQKGIQKYIHKYANSNADWENLVEILDKETPLDMKKWSDVWVNQSGRALFADQIDYDQSGAIKSFVISQQAEDGSQNVWPQIFEIGLVYADTTKIIKVNINNRTTEVKEVIGSSKPISVIYNYNGYGYGVFPIDSNNLDKIPEIKDEVARAYSYINGYEKTLIGKIIPSTAFNSCLKGISVEQNELIVKLMSNQLSTLFWDFLTTKQQVIAQAELERLIYSRLQEDLPSNIKKTLFSLFESIAYSESGKEKLYQIWNNEIKIPNLKLNEDDFANMAMELAIYKHEKSGEILSKTRESISNSDKRKRFDFLLPSLSNDLTVRDAFMESLKLQKNREKEAWVQIALANIHHPLRQQSSKKYLKACLDLIEEIQLTGDIFFPKGWLVNSVGKYSSADAYVIVADFLKENPKFSPILKRKLLQATDNLSRAQEIKKETE; this comes from the coding sequence ATGAAAATCAGTTCGTGTTTATTGTGTTTTATTTTAGTAATTTATTCCTGCCAATCCGTTAAGAAAACCGCTCTGTCGTTAGAAAAGGGGATTTCTAAAGAATTAGCTGTCTATCGTAAGAGTCAGGTTGTAGAAGCTTCTTATGATTTGTCATTTGCTATTCCTAAAGAAAAAGAAAGTCCTATTTTGTCTCAACTTCTTTTGAAGGTTGAAGTTAGTGATGCTCATGGACCTTTGTATTTGGATTTTAATGAAAAGAAAGAAAATCTAAAATCAGTCGTGGTCAATGGGAAGGCCATTGAGATCTTGCATGAGAAAGAACACTTAATTATTCCAAAAGAATTTTTGATAAAAGGGAATAACACAGTTGAGGTTAGCTTTATTGCCGGTAATTTATCATTAAATAGAAACGACGATTTTTTATATACTTTATTAGTTCCTGATAGAGCTAGTACTTTATTTCCTTGTTTTGATCAGCCAGACATCAAGGCTAAATATACACTTTCTATGACGGCACCAAAGGGCTGGTCTGTTTTGGCAGGAGCTCCACTTCATAAAGAAACGGATCAGGGAGATTTTGTTCAGTATCAATTTGAGCAATCCGATAAAATGAGTACCTATTTGTTCTCTTTTGTGGCGGGTGAATTTAAAAGTGTTTTTAAAAATTTAGATAATTTTCCGATGACGATGTTGTATCGAGAAAATAATCCTGAAAAAATAAGTGAGAGTACGGAGTCTATTTTTAGTTTGCACCGACAAGCTGTTTCCTTTTTGGAAAAATACACCCAACATCCATTTCCATTTAAAAAAATGGATTTTGCTACGATTCCAGTATTTCAATATGGCGGAATGGAACATGTAGGTGCTATTCAATATAGAGAGTCAAAATTATTTTTGGATAATAGCGCAACAGATAGTGAGAAGCTTAGCCGAGGGAAATTAATTGCACATGAAGTTTCGCACATGTGGTTTGGCGATTTAGTGACTATGAAATGGTTTAACGATGTTTGGATGAAGGAAGTGTTTGCTAACTTTATGGCAGATAAAATTATGAATCCTGCTTTTCCTAATATTAATCATAAGCTTCAGTTTCTGGCTACTCATTATTCGAGTGCATACGAAGAAGATCGAACAAAGGGAACGCATCCTATTCGTCAGAATTTGGCAAATCTCAAAGATGCTGGTTCTCTTTATGGAAACATCATTTATAATAAAGCTCCCATTATGATGCGACAATTAGAAACAACTATGGGTAAAGAAGTGTTTCAAAAAGGAATTCAGAAATACATCCATAAATATGCAAACTCAAATGCTGATTGGGAGAATTTAGTCGAAATATTAGACAAGGAAACTCCTCTTGATATGAAAAAATGGAGCGATGTTTGGGTAAATCAATCGGGAAGGGCTTTGTTTGCTGATCAGATTGATTATGATCAGTCTGGTGCTATAAAGAGTTTTGTAATCAGTCAACAAGCAGAAGATGGTTCTCAAAATGTGTGGCCTCAAATTTTCGAAATTGGTTTGGTTTATGCCGATACTACTAAGATAATTAAGGTAAATATCAATAATCGAACTACTGAAGTAAAGGAAGTTATTGGTTCGTCAAAACCCATTTCGGTTATTTATAATTACAACGGTTATGGCTACGGAGTTTTTCCGATTGATAGTAATAATCTTGATAAAATACCTGAGATAAAGGACGAAGTGGCGCGTGCTTACAGTTATATTAATGGTTATGAAAAGACATTGATTGGTAAAATCATTCCATCAACGGCTTTCAATAGTTGTTTAAAAGGGATTTCTGTAGAGCAAAATGAGTTAATCGTGAAATTGATGTCTAATCAGTTAAGTACTTTGTTTTGGGATTTTCTTACTACGAAGCAACAAGTTATTGCTCAGGCCGAATTAGAACGATTGATCTATAGTAGATTACAAGAAGATTTACCTTCTAATATTAAAAAAACGCTATTCAGTTTGTTTGAAAGTATTGCTTACTCAGAATCTGGAAAAGAAAAGTTATACCAAATTTGGAACAATGAAATTAAAATTCCAAATCTGAAATTAAACGAAGATGATTTTGCTAATATGGCTATGGAGTTAGCTATTTATAAACATGAAAAATCAGGTGAGATACTTAGCAAAACTAGAGAATCAATAAGTAATTCAGACAAGCGAAAGCGTTTTGATTTTTTACTTCCATCGTTATCGAATGATTTAACTGTTAGAGATGCTTTTATGGAGTCATTAAAACTACAGAAAAACAGAGAGAAAGAAGCCTGGGTGCAAATAGCTTTGGCTAATATTCATCATCCTTTGCGTCAGCAGAGTTCAAAGAAGTATTTAAAAGCATGTCTAGATTTGATTGAAGAGATACAGCTGACGGGTGATATCTTCTTCCCTAAAGGTTGGTTGGTTAACAGTGTTGGGAAATATTCTTCTGCAGATGCTTATGTAATAGTGGCTGATTTTTTAAAGGAAAACCCTAAATTCAGTCCAATTTTAAAGAGGAAATTATTGCAAGCTACAGATAATTTATCCCGTGCTCAAGAAATTAAAAAAGAAACAGAATGA
- the trxA gene encoding thioredoxin: MALAITDATFEEVVLKSDKPVMVDFWAAWCGPCRMVGPIIDELSTEYDGKVVIGKVDVDANQEFAAKYGVRNIPTVLVFHNGEVVGKQVGVAPKQTYADSLDALL; the protein is encoded by the coding sequence ATGGCATTAGCAATAACAGATGCTACTTTTGAAGAAGTAGTTTTGAAATCAGACAAACCAGTAATGGTAGATTTTTGGGCAGCATGGTGTGGACCTTGTAGAATGGTTGGACCAATCATTGACGAATTGAGTACTGAATACGACGGAAAAGTGGTAATTGGGAAAGTTGATGTTGATGCAAACCAAGAATTTGCTGCAAAATACGGAGTGAGAAACATACCAACAGTATTAGTTTTTCATAACGGAGAAGTAGTAGGGAAACAAGTAGGAGTAGCTCCTAAACAAACCTACGCAGATAGTTTAGACGCTTTGTTGTAA
- a CDS encoding outer membrane beta-barrel protein produces the protein MKKNLFLLGFMVCSMTMMGQTDTKESWYFKLGGSYFTQTAATEFPTVGGNAALSKVYVGGKLVSEESVTGSFGEGFRTGFTAGYRFNERLGVEMGVNYYNSTDKTMAQTTTDNIFISGGKPVFNFKSVGQITAFDLAPALVLFLGEHKGFEPYTKVGVLVPVHGDLEITSDAIAPTGVANPATVAVHSVDKVKPNPTVGFMSALGTSYKLGKNISAFAELEYRNFTVHGKTKETTQYTVNGNDALASRSQAQIHTNYQNSLNVNSNNAATNPSGLDNTKPMDELSSYVGISGLGLTLGLKYSL, from the coding sequence ATGAAAAAGAATCTTTTTTTATTGGGATTTATGGTTTGCTCTATGACTATGATGGGCCAAACTGACACAAAAGAAAGCTGGTACTTTAAATTAGGAGGATCTTACTTTACACAAACAGCAGCTACTGAATTTCCTACTGTGGGAGGAAATGCTGCTTTAAGCAAAGTGTATGTTGGAGGGAAATTAGTATCTGAAGAAAGTGTAACTGGTTCTTTTGGGGAAGGTTTTAGAACTGGTTTCACGGCTGGATACCGTTTCAACGAACGTTTAGGAGTTGAGATGGGTGTTAATTATTACAACAGCACTGATAAAACAATGGCGCAAACAACCACAGATAATATATTCATTTCTGGGGGTAAGCCTGTTTTTAATTTCAAATCGGTGGGTCAAATTACTGCTTTTGATTTAGCTCCTGCATTAGTTTTGTTTTTAGGAGAACATAAAGGTTTTGAGCCTTATACTAAAGTTGGTGTTCTAGTGCCTGTTCACGGTGATTTAGAAATTACATCTGATGCAATTGCACCTACAGGAGTAGCAAATCCTGCAACTGTAGCTGTTCACAGTGTTGATAAAGTGAAACCAAACCCAACAGTTGGTTTTATGTCTGCTTTAGGAACATCATACAAATTAGGAAAAAATATTTCTGCTTTTGCTGAATTAGAGTACCGTAACTTTACAGTTCATGGCAAAACGAAAGAGACTACTCAATATACTGTAAATGGGAACGATGCTTTGGCGAGTAGAAGTCAAGCGCAAATACATACAAATTACCAAAATAGTTTGAATGTAAATTCTAATAATGCTGCGACGAACCCAAGCGGATTAGACAATACTAAACCAATGGACGAATTAAGTTCATACGTAGGTATTAGTGGTTTAGGACTTACTTTAGGTTTGAAATACAGTCTATAA